CGTAAGCTGAAAACGCAGCTCGCCAGACCTCGTTTCTGGCCCGGGCTTGTCCGGTCAGCCGCTGTGTCTGAACGACCCATGTAGAGAGAAACCGATGCTTGATGCGCTGACCCTGAGTACCTATGCCGCAGTCGTTCTGGCCTTGATGCTGGTGCCTGGGCCGGCCGTGTTGCTGCTGCTGACGCGGACAGCCCAGGGCGGGACGCGGGTGGGCCTGGCGACGGGCGCCGGTATTGCGCTGGGGGATTTCATTCACACGCTGGTTGCGGCGGCCGGGTTATCGACCATCTTGATGACCTCTGCCGTGGCATTCAGCGTGGTCAAATATGTGGGGGCCGCGTATCTGGTTTACCTGGGCGTCCGCGCCATCAAGGCTCCGCTGAGCCAGGCGCACCCGGCCGTGCCAGCCGCGCGCCACCGGGCGTTGATCACGCCCTGGCTGGCTTTCTGGCAGGCTGTGCCGGCGGAAGTGCTGAACCCCAAAACGGCGCTTTTTTTCCTGGCATTCCTGCCGCAGTTTGTGCATGCCGAACGCGGCCATGTACTGGCGCAGTTTCTGCAACTGGGGCTGGTGTTTGTGGTGTTATCCATCAGCTATACCAGCGTGCTGGTGCTGGCCACGCGGCCACTGGCGCGCGTCGTGCGGCATATGGGCTGGCTGCGTCGCTGGCAGAACAAGCTTGTCGGCACGCTCTTTCTGGCGCTGGGCCTCAAGGTTGCGCTGCAAAAGCAATAACCGCATCAGCCGCTGCAGCGGCATCCTGTTAGTCGCCATACCAGGAAGACGTCACTACTTTTAAACCGCCCATGCAAGCCCGATAGTGGAACCTCACATTCTGGAGGTTTACCGCATGCGTATCTTTCTGACGGGCGCGACCGGCTTTATTGGCTCCGCCCTTGTTCCGGAACTACTTCAAGCCGGCCATGAAGTCGTCGGCATGACCCGCTCTGACGAAGGCGCGCGGGCGCTGGCCGCGGCCGGGGCGCAGGCCTATCGGGGCACCCTGGAAGAACCCGAAGGCATCCGGCGTGGTGCGGCAGAAGCCGATGCCGTGATCCATACCGCCTTCGATCATGATTTCTCCAGGTTTGTAGAGAACTGCGAGAAAGACAAACGCGTGATCGCCGCACTGGGTACCGCGCTGGCGGGCAGCAACCGGCCCCTGGTCATTACTTCCGGCACCGGTCTGGGTATGGGAGAACACGGCGAGCCGGCGCGCGAGGATATCTGCAACCTGAGCCATCCCAACCCGCGCGTGGCCTCGGAAATGGCCGGCAATGCCTTGCTGGAGGCCGGTATCAATCTGTCGGTCATGCGTTTGCCGCAAGTGCATAACCCGCACAAACAGGGGCTGATTTCGCCGCTGATAGATATTGCGCGCCAGAAAGGCGTCGTGGCCTGGGTGGGGGACGGGCAGAATCGCTGGCCGGCCGGGCATCTTTCAGATGTGGTGCGGCTTTACCGCCTGGCCATGGAAGCCGCCAGACCCGGCGCGCGCTATCACGCGGTAGGGGAAGAAGGCGTCACCAGCCGCGAGATTGCCGAGGCACTGGGCCAGCGCCTGAACCTGCCGGTGAAATCCATCGCCCCTGAAGACGCCGCCGCCCACTTTGGGTGGATGGGCATGTTCGTCAGCCTGGATATGCCGGCCTCCAGCGCGCAGACCCAGGCCACGCTGGGCTGGCGTCCCGCCGGCCCGACGCTGGTCGCTGACTTGCTGGATGCGCGCGGCCGCTGATTGCGCAGGCCATGCGCCCGGGGCGGTAAGGTCCCGGGTGTGGTTTTACCCGATCCGGAGCGCTCATGTTTGATCACGTTGTTTTTGGTGTCAGCGACTATGCCGCGAGCAAAGCGTTCTTTCTCAAGGCACTTGAACCGATTGGCCTGATCGTGGTGCAAGAAGGCGCGCACGGCATTGAAATGAGCGCTGACGACAAAACCTCGCTCTGTCTTTTTCAGACCGACGAAAAACCCGCCCGCCTGCACCTGGCGTTTGTGGCGCAAAACCGCCAGCAAGTCGACGCCTTTCACCGCGCCGCCCTGGCCGCCGGCGGTACGGACCACGGCGCGCCCGGCTTGCGCCCGCATTACCATGCGCACTACTACGCCGCCTTCGTCATCGGCCCGGACGGGCACAATATCGAGATGGTATGCCATCACCCTGAAGGCCAGCCTTTTCAGCACAGCTAGCTCTCTACCCCTCAACGCTGCCTCGCGCGCACCTCAACACACCTATGCAAAGCTGTATCCGGATTTGTGCTGGCCCGGCCACGTCACCCCGACTGGCAGCACTGCAACACGCGTGGGATGCCCAACTGGCCCCGCACGCGGGTGAGCGGCTGGAACCCCTGTTGTATAACGCGGCGCGTGGTCACGGCCAGCAGGTGGTGTTTGCTGCGGATGGCGACCGGCTCATCGGCTGTGCGGCCTGGGTGTTGCTTGGGGTGGTGCAAGATGGCTGCGCGTACGGCGCGCCGGTGATCGTGCTGGAACCGCAAGCGGCGCCGCCACTGCTTGAGGCGGTGATCGCCGCAGTCAAACACGCTGGCGCCACCCGGCTGCGCATCTCTGCCCGCCCGCAAGAATCCGCCAAACAACAGGCATTGCACGCAGCGGGTTTTACGCCTGTGTTTGATTTTGTGACGTTCAGCCTAGCGTGTTCTGCGACTATCCAGGCCGCCTTGCCTCAGGACCTGACGCCCGTGCCGTTTGAGGCGTTGAACTGGCGCAAGCTGTACGCCTTGTATGGCGAGAGTTTCAGATCCACGCCCAATTCCCCGCTACCGGCGTTTGAGGTCTTCATGGAAGACTGGCGCGATCTCAACCGCGAGGCTTCGCAGGTACTGCAGTCCGCCGACGGCACGTATGTTGCGTTCTGTTTTATTCAGGATGCGGTGGTGGAATCGGTCGGCGTGGACGAAGTGGCGCGCGGGCGTGGCATTGCCAACGCGCTGTATCAGCATGCTGTCGCCACCTTGCACGCGCAGGGTGCGGCGTCTTTGTCTGCCTTGGTGGCCAGCAGCAATACGGCGTCGATGCGCTTGCACCAGAAAACCGGCTTCACCGAAAGCGCCCCGCGCCGGACGGTGTACGAACTGGCCCTGTGATAAAGACACCCGCCGCCTGTGAGCCTGGTCGTGGCCCAGGTGCTGCAGCAAAGAACCAGCTACCGGCTTGATCAATCCGGCTTGTGTGGGCTTGCCTGCCTGGCATTGTGATGTGGCTGGGCCGTTTGCCCCGGATCAACAGCGAACGCAGTTGCCTGGTGCGCAACGCTAACATCACATTGCAACACCGTTACGAACCCGCCGCCCGATCGCGGGTATGATGCACGCATTGTCTGTCCTGCGTTTTTTTACGGTGACAAAGCTATCGTGACCAAATCCAGCCTGGCTCGTATTGCCCACCACCGCGCGTCTCACGTGCGCATCTGGCGTTTGCTGCAAGAGAAAAAACGCGTCGAGGCGCAGAGGCCAGACGGCGCAGGAACCGGCCCCAAGCCGGTTCCCATGCCTGATCTGTACACGCTGCCCTTGCCGCTGGACACGGACAAAAAGCAGCCCTGAACACCCGCTTCAGGCAATAAAGTTCACTACACCGCCATCCACGCGCAACGCTGCGCCATTGGTGGCGGACGCCTGTGGCGAGCTGACGTACACCACCATGTTGGCGACTTCTTCCACATTGGCCAGGCGCTTGATCAGCGAGGTCGGGCGGTGTGTCTGGATGAAGTCCTGCTCCACCTGCGCTTGCGATATCCCTTGTTCCTCTGCGATTTTGCCAAAGAAATCGCCCACGCCATCAGAGCGGGTCGGGCCGGGCAGGACGGCGTTCACGGTCACGCCACTGCCCGCAGTCAGTTGCGCCAGACCGCGTGATACGGCCAGTTGCGCGGTCTTGCTGACGCCGTAGTGGATCATCTCTGCCGGGATATTCAGCCCGGATTCGCTGGAGATAAACACAATCCGGCCCCAGTTGGCCTTGATCATGCGGGGCAGATAATGGCGCGACAGCCGCACGCCGCTCATGACGTTCACATCCATCATGGTTTGCCAGCGTTCGTCGTCAATCTCTGCAAAATCTCGCGGTTCAAAAATCCCGGCGTTGTTGATCAGGATATCGACATCCGGGTGCGCCTTGATAATGGCCGCGGCGCCTTCGGCCGTGCCGATATCTGCAGCCACAACCGGAAACTGCGCGAGCGGGTGGGCAGCGGCCAGCTGGGTCTGGATCTTGTCCAGTTTGGCGCTGCTGCGGCCATGCAGGATCACATTGGCGCCGGCTTCTGCCAGCCCCCGGGCGATGGCTTGCCCGATCCCGGATGACGAGCCGGTGACCAGCGCGGTTTTACCTGTCAGATCAATACGCATGTTGAGTCTCCTGATTACAACCAGATGGAAATACCCGCCCGGCAGGTCGCCACAGCCACCCTGCCCGGATTAAAAGCCTGCCAACACAATCTTT
The genomic region above belongs to Silvimonas iriomotensis and contains:
- a CDS encoding LysE family translocator, which codes for MLDALTLSTYAAVVLALMLVPGPAVLLLLTRTAQGGTRVGLATGAGIALGDFIHTLVAAAGLSTILMTSAVAFSVVKYVGAAYLVYLGVRAIKAPLSQAHPAVPAARHRALITPWLAFWQAVPAEVLNPKTALFFLAFLPQFVHAERGHVLAQFLQLGLVFVVLSISYTSVLVLATRPLARVVRHMGWLRRWQNKLVGTLFLALGLKVALQKQ
- a CDS encoding SDR family oxidoreductase, with amino-acid sequence MRIFLTGATGFIGSALVPELLQAGHEVVGMTRSDEGARALAAAGAQAYRGTLEEPEGIRRGAAEADAVIHTAFDHDFSRFVENCEKDKRVIAALGTALAGSNRPLVITSGTGLGMGEHGEPAREDICNLSHPNPRVASEMAGNALLEAGINLSVMRLPQVHNPHKQGLISPLIDIARQKGVVAWVGDGQNRWPAGHLSDVVRLYRLAMEAARPGARYHAVGEEGVTSREIAEALGQRLNLPVKSIAPEDAAAHFGWMGMFVSLDMPASSAQTQATLGWRPAGPTLVADLLDARGR
- a CDS encoding VOC family protein — translated: MFDHVVFGVSDYAASKAFFLKALEPIGLIVVQEGAHGIEMSADDKTSLCLFQTDEKPARLHLAFVAQNRQQVDAFHRAALAAGGTDHGAPGLRPHYHAHYYAAFVIGPDGHNIEMVCHHPEGQPFQHS
- a CDS encoding GNAT family N-acetyltransferase codes for the protein MQSCIRICAGPATSPRLAALQHAWDAQLAPHAGERLEPLLYNAARGHGQQVVFAADGDRLIGCAAWVLLGVVQDGCAYGAPVIVLEPQAAPPLLEAVIAAVKHAGATRLRISARPQESAKQQALHAAGFTPVFDFVTFSLACSATIQAALPQDLTPVPFEALNWRKLYALYGESFRSTPNSPLPAFEVFMEDWRDLNREASQVLQSADGTYVAFCFIQDAVVESVGVDEVARGRGIANALYQHAVATLHAQGAASLSALVASSNTASMRLHQKTGFTESAPRRTVYELAL
- a CDS encoding SDR family NAD(P)-dependent oxidoreductase — translated: MRIDLTGKTALVTGSSSGIGQAIARGLAEAGANVILHGRSSAKLDKIQTQLAAAHPLAQFPVVAADIGTAEGAAAIIKAHPDVDILINNAGIFEPRDFAEIDDERWQTMMDVNVMSGVRLSRHYLPRMIKANWGRIVFISSESGLNIPAEMIHYGVSKTAQLAVSRGLAQLTAGSGVTVNAVLPGPTRSDGVGDFFGKIAEEQGISQAQVEQDFIQTHRPTSLIKRLANVEEVANMVVYVSSPQASATNGAALRVDGGVVNFIA